In Mixophyes fleayi isolate aMixFle1 chromosome 3, aMixFle1.hap1, whole genome shotgun sequence, the genomic stretch tagcggtgcccagaactgtactctgtattcaagatgaggtcttatcaACGATTTATAtcgtggcaaaattacactgttttCCCTTGCATGTATGCCCCTttatatgcatgccaatactttattggcctttgcagctgctgcttggcattgagcactcccaaatccattTCAGATTCCCCTTGTCCTGTCATGTATCTGTGGAAGACCTAATAATTGTATGACActctaaaataattaaaacaaactaAAGAGGAGGACAAAATTACTTGTCTTAGGGGTAACtctttatgttaaaaaaacaacattttttatggGATTGTAGCTTTTATTGTTGTAATTGATGAATTGAGTAGTAATCAGTGTTGTGTTTTTATACACAGAGTTTGAGAGTGCAGAGACCTTACTAAATTCTGAAGTGCACATGTTACTGGAGCACAGAAAACAGCAGAATGAAAGTGCGGAGGAAGAACAGGAGTTGTCTTCAGTCTTTATGAAAACTCTCAACTACACAGCACGGTTCAGTCGATTCAAGAACAGAGAAACAATCGCTAGTGTTCGAAGGTATTTGCATCAATTGTGTAAATAGTACAAATTGCAAAGAATGTCTTGCTTGCCTTATGAATAAGGACATCGGATAATTTGATGTCCATAAGtttttcgttttttgtttttttttgtgtaatttgcTTTTATTGAAGTAATCAAAATAATACAAACATGAAGTACAAACAGCGAGTAAGGCACGATTCAAACTTAGAGTGACAAATAGGTTTCACAGTCTAATCCTCAGCAAAGTAACATTGTACGAACATACATTACAAAACAgatatgttaatatgtaaataCGTAGACACAAGTTAGAGAGAAAGAAGGGGTGGGCACTCCTCCAGGTGTATAGATCCCACACAAGGGAAAAAGTGTTCTGAGGGTAAACATGCAGCATGTCCACTCACCCAGGCATCTATTCACATTCAGGCGTCACCTGAGAATGTATAGCCCGTGTCCATAAAGGAGCGGTCAGGCATGGATTCCTTAAATTCAATCCATCGTAATCATATTGCTGCGTATATATACCATATAGGGTAGCCTGTTGGGTAGCTCTGACGCAACATGCACATAGCGGATTATTGTGCAGGTTCTTACATTATCCAtgtatatacatctgttgttatGTCCCTGTTTCATCACTAGTATGACCCTAATAAGTGTCCTTTTGCCATATACACGTTCACCGGTATTAATTAATATGAAGAAATATGCAATGTTTGACCAGCCATTAATAGATTAACCTATTCTTTGTGCTGACAGGGCTGACATTGTTCTCTGATTAAAGGTGAGACAGCCACTAATTTACACAGTACAACATTGTCTATTTAACAATGAACAGATTCATTGGCAATAATGAGATTAGAATGAGATCCCTGTCCCCATAAATGTACAGTTTAATTACATTCATTTAGCTATTGCAATTATTTGTCTACATGTTCAACTTGGGGAATGTCATACATTTTGTTAGATGCTAGTTATGATTAACACCTTGTCTTTACAACAGTAGTAACACTTATTATTATTCTTCTGTACAGCTTGTTGTTACAGAAAAAACTGCACAGGTTTGAGTTAGCCTGTTTAGCCAATTTGTGTCCGGAAACAGCAGATGAGGCGAAAGCTCTCATCCCAAGGTATGTGAATTGTCTGGTTTGTTTTCTATAGCCCTTTTCTTGCTGGTCACACCTGTCTGCCCCTTTTCACTATGCTTATTCTGTGTCTTTGTTCACACAGGAGTTAAAAACTTTTTTGTTCCCTGAATCCCTCACCCCAAAGCTAGTAGAATCTTGGGGGGAAATACCTAGGACACTTGTTCTTCATGAGATACTGGCCTCAACAAGTCTCCTAGACCTAGACTTGAGCCTGAGAAGTTCAAAGCTCCTTTGCTTCTGCCAAAATCCTTGCACTGAACACAACAGGGAGGAAAGAGGGTCCCAGtagataaaaatgtttttagcTGGCATTCCCCTCTTTCATGTCTTGTTTTACTTGACTAACCCTATTAATCCTAAACACTGAAATACTACAGACGATATTGCTGTTTTTTCCCTCCAGTGTTGAAGGACGCTTTGAAGAAGAGGAGCTACAGCAAATTTTAGATGATATTCAGACAAAACGAAGCTTCCAATATTGAAGAAAATGTCCTCACCATTTGCCATTTTACCTATGGGTCATGTTGGTCCCCAGCAGTTGTCATCTTTAAATCCCCTTCGCATCAGAAAACTTTTCTAGGGGTTGGTTTTCATTCTTAACaataaatattcattattttaagTAACTGTTTTTGTAATGCTGAGTTATATCAGCAATTAGTTATTTAAGTATGGTCTCTCCTGATGTGTGGCACTTTTGCCATCTTTCCACTCATGATGTTTCAAAAGTTGGAAGAGTAAAAGTTCTTTATTGAGTTtgtgtattgttttttatttaaggtATAATATAAAGTCAACAAGTCACTTATAAGCTTGTTATAATGAGCGATGTAAACTAGTTATGTGGGATAGAccagtccatttatttttatgcagtttttaattaaaaaaggtTTCAAATAGTATGATGTAGCATTTTACAGCAATTTATAACAGTAAAGCTGGGTGgacactacagaaaatgactgcagatgcaatttctatAACAAttgtaccaatgactgaaagtcccgatgagcatgcagatttatgtgtacacacctgcacgatttaccttcagatctgtgctcttcatctgtcataaccatttgcTAACAAGATCGTGGCTCTGCACACgctagagatctgcctacactgctggttgtgagtgcttTCACACTGCAGTATTTAACAGACATCATTTTATCGATGAtggtgatttttagtcagtttataaaatcaaactatacaatatgctttggtatgataaaacaagaTTGTGAGAGTGTTACACACTTATGagatattggacctaacagtcgtttatcatgtgataaTTAGTTGAAAAACTTCTAGATTGTGCCCAGTTTAACAGTAAAGCTTCTGAATGTAATTTTCAAACATAATGTATTCCACGTTGTGGATCCACGAAATAATGGCGGGGGAGGGGGTAAGAGAAccatagtgatgatgatgaagctgtgGTAATTAGACCACAAAATCTGATGCTTAAATGATACTGAGGATCTCGAAATACAAGAGAATGCAACAAAACAATGAAAGggggagtaaggctaggtacacactggagcgttttcgtccaataatctgacaaatcagccgacatacgaccattcggacagaagttgggttagtgtgtatagtgacacaatggtcgaaagtcgttccaaagtgtcgattgtctgctcatttggttggttgtcctgtttaatattttccgaccaatccatctaacgatcatgtagtgtatgTAGGTTTCCGATcaactgctgatagttcctcgagctgttactcctttgggggcgtgtgtatgttaatttctgaatcctgtaccagtcccacgtggtgcggtgtctgCAGGTCACTCATTTGATGATTAGGTgtttctagcggtaaagcaatagcagctgtCTAGTGCATTAATGCGTACAGCATATGGCTGCCATTTTAAttagaaacctttgtcagtgtagtgttataaaaacaatgtttcatttatatgtgtataataaatagAAGTATTCAGCGCAGCTGAGTGTGCTCACATATACTCCAGACAAAACATAGGGAAATAATACAAAACATCACCCAACATATATCAATTGCAAAATACAAACATCAGCAGTTTGCATTGttatgaaataaacaaaaaatacttatttaatgGACGGATGAATCTTTGTATTGCAATATTCGAATCCTTCCCTCTGTATTGTTGAAAATTGTGTAAACAAAATGGTTCTGCATAGATAAGTACATTCTTCTTAAGTATAATCCATAGAGGTTTAATCCACCACAATCTCTCTCCTATGTGGTTACACTTACtagaggatataaatatattcgcCTTCAGTGCTCATACAATGATGATATAGTGTAGTGTCTGATCCATCACCACCCAAATCCTTCAGAGAATACACTTACAAGACATAAAATGATAGaaggccaggtatcaaatttctttaaaaatgtaataccGTTTTTAACTAAAATAGACTTTTATTGCACATCATATAGCTCACagatagaaaaaaatacataaaatatgataTATAGAAAATGATGTATAAAAAACACTGGAACATAGTAGTGTGAGGATCCCTACCAGATGGAAATGGATATGGACTTTGTTGTTATAAATCCCCGGTGTATCTGCACAATCACCACTCCACTAGAACTTCAGATGGTATACATGGGATCCTATTGGTCTTCAAATTTAGTAACCCTTTcactccaacgcgtttcaacctcttAATaaaggtctttttcaaggataggGCTACAACAAACTAACTCCCTTTTATACAGGAAGTTAATCTAATACAGGTTCATAGGTCACAAAGATATACAGATAATACATATAAGAACTCCCATATAAATTGGATTTAACATATTGGAAAGGTGGAAAGACAagtagtatataatatacaatttCAGGAAATCTATAATTCACAACCAATGAATATTTATCATATGCCTCTTTGCAATGTCTGCTTTTATATTGTTCCATCTTAATTGTAATACTTAATGTAAATATCCAgccaaagaaaacaaataaaataaatacatactttCCTTCAGCTGTTCAAATAttcaaaaaattaataaattgatTTAGAGTGGAACGCTGTTTGCGTTCCACCACCAATTCCGGTTTGCGGGCCATAAATTAATCAATAGACTGGAAGTGACAGACCGGTAAGAGGTGGGACGCTACTTGCGCTCCGCTGCCTTACTTCCAATCCTCTAAACAAACTCTCAAAAATAATGACCGATGTCGTAGCATGGTGGAATCGCATTATGCGTTCCACCAATTACTTCCGGGTGGTGGAACTGATGTccataaaaatttataatatatGCTTATCAAAAGTAATCGATAATTAACTGGGCAGTAAAGAATATATATGGGACACATATATAGTGTACCCCCATATACCACTGCCTATCTTTTCAAAAACTTTGTAATTGGTGGAACGCATGGTGCGCTCCACCTGTCCCTTCCGATGATCAGAacgaaaaaagaaaatacaatgatAAAAAATCCTAATATATTGAAGAAAAGCTATTCTATATGGATTAATATAATATCTGAGATAGTGCAATGTAATACATGATACATGTACCACAAAAAATCTAGATGTGTTAAAGGAACAAATAATAGGACATGGCAAAGAGTTACAtagaatcaaatataaaaaactttattaacatAACAAAATTAAATGGGCACACACTccaatatattttcttatttactattgcataaaatatgcaaaaaaggtAATTATGGTCCCCGTGAAATTTTGTACAggtagatgatgaga encodes the following:
- the POLR2D gene encoding DNA-directed RNA polymerase II subunit RPB4, with protein sequence MATGGTEVRAGDVEEDASQLLFPKEFESAETLLNSEVHMLLEHRKQQNESAEEEQELSSVFMKTLNYTARFSRFKNRETIASVRSLLLQKKLHRFELACLANLCPETADEAKALIPSVEGRFEEEELQQILDDIQTKRSFQY